One stretch of Oncorhynchus keta strain PuntledgeMale-10-30-2019 chromosome 18, Oket_V2, whole genome shotgun sequence DNA includes these proteins:
- the LOC118396925 gene encoding WD repeat-containing protein 87-like, with the protein MTSMRRIVPEWKYFLPQLKQTIKEVSDPDEDEVEEETALCLDATPTMQFQYSCAQNYLQCLTTNSSHSGTVVVGFQWGHTMTSHRMEVWTENLRGDLKHNLSLPLDRGYRVEHLVSVPSQRIFVGACDDLSLRVFSDPTQGMAVLYRANCLGSVLCMHYCKETEELLTGSMGIITFWGFWTNLQTHLGIIKVLDWHCTSLRRDTTISGLVTERQASTLYALCNRGIKCFDFVEKKECRALRGHGQGTLRCVSPDWVQRYLCTGDMIGFVQVWSWDTRSLLQEFRAHARTVSTVLMRPSTHTLLTSSTDGWVKEWSCSGDLLLKLFLDDPGGVRNLWPLGEHRILCHSPSSFSIWRLQNLYRLFNDPGCGMQLLRRVESSRGQAQLLAVSQDSIARLISPISGELLLLSWPFLLLDQALGFAYNPSRKELFVASGSPEVLVLDMALCPCTAKRIIRTSRDQDLDDSVMCLEAVMVGGAEWAGVSPLPCLVFSGHRNGKLQLLSPHRLGCPARKAHDGAILQMSSLAGPKPQLCCYGSDKQFSIWEVEMGEVHVEVAPLARVSCSSDLVLSRLLSGQVFAVSPNYSLLFFSLPSGGCLWMERNPPTSISCLDYCSALGLVVVSGPEGTLEVWETRGVQLAEIHLGMPVSQLCFANTRGDLLACFGGTICIISGLRYLPARLLQQVLDLAPADYILEDPIPFLPRSQSCYDIYLVPRMFLKPGQATPELNETPAVLDVVRPESTGCKNVLDVLNRDRKKNPLMIRAPTPPIVKGDQPGSWSCALRLVKTLEEELNLEDEPMEGSEDRDKSQTPFEPLPPDTLHLDWPVAPDGFLPNSVLRNWNLKQEPPKAILPKEAKALCRTLSQSEDEPEHSPVVTAILAKAKEARLNKPIPMPKLFDTPTEYESPPEDDTGNGNELLKHISESLWLVSRPDVDLVEVMKSLMLTMEGMDSDVYGNCTEALFSMFQTYDIPVEIINNLTFCLLKHIQKGNPHWKRLEAMKNLDQIDHFQDKHLYLLAEVLLDPAMELREMAKNILSRVYGIDNKTSLLNRMQANEDVPKMLYKHLERTLSDDLEHKKSTDAPAKPIGGRLSRPYVHRDSRPFLECTAEDNGTPSSEQDHMRTPDLPLIRSLGCNHESSTLKEEPGLSPPGDDFMRPHRSPKKFRKFSLSTAKWDSIVAIPEEGHVQVYDPTIIELYKKSKPHKQLCSQLPTTKVPSDSGVSSMGLSKEASLVQLPDSPQHLRLKPVKGKGKGDPNWRESLYKLVSQYGFRSPRARLTTLGPLDVPGAAQRNSCTLSPFQTRKASQVSLGQRVVRKIQLRESSFERPASQFHHGLPLPWQLNSHTMDPSGESMYGRLEVDWVREPMEPQRGKMQKVKLPPIMSRCHPS; encoded by the exons ATGACGTCAATGAGAAGGATTGTTCCGGAATGGAAATATTTTCTTCCGCAGCTGAAACAAACTATAAAG GAAGTGAGTGATCCTGATgaagatgaggtggaggaagagacagCCCTGTGTCTGGATGCCACTCCCACAATGCAGTTCCAATACTCGTGTGCACAGAACTACTTACAGTGCCTCACCACCAACTCAAGCCACAGTGGCACTGTGGTGGTGGGCTTCCAATGGGGACACACCATGACCTCACATCGG ATGGAGGTGTGGACAGAGAACCTGCGAGGGGATCTAAAGCACAACCTGAGCCTGCCCCTGGACAGGGGCTACCGGGTGGAGCACCTGGTCTCTGTGCCCAGCCAGCGGATCTTTGTTGGGGCCTGCGATGACCTCTCTCTGCGCGTGTTCTCTGACCCAACGCAGGGCATGGCGGTGCTGTACCGGGCCAATTGCCTGGGCTCTGTGCTCTGTATGCACTACTGCAAGGAGACCGAGGAGCTGCTGACTGGCAGCATGGGCATCATTACCTTCTGGGGCTTCTGGACTAATCTGCAG ACCCACCTGGGGATAATCAAGGTGCTGGACTGGCACTGCACTTCCTTGAGGAGGGACACTACCATTAGTGGCCTGGTGACGGAGAGACAAGCGTCCACGCTTTACGCGCTCTGCAACCGCGGCATCAAGTGCTTTGACTTTGTGGAGAAGAAAGAGTGCAGGGCTCTCAGAGGACACGGTCAGGGTACTCTGCGCTGTGTGTCGCCTGACTGGGTGCAGAGGTACCTCTGTACGGGCGACATGATTGGATTTGTACAG GTGTGGAGCTGGGATACTAGGAGTCTGCTGCAGGAGTTCAGGGCCCACGCCCGCACTGTGTCCACGGTTCTCATGAGGCCCAGCACCCACACGCTGCTCACCTCCTCCACGGATGGCTGGGTGaaggagtggagctgtagtgGGGACCTCCTCCTCAAGCTCTTCCTGGATGACCCTGGGGGGGTACGCAACCTGTGGCCGCTGGGCGAGCACCGTATCCTCTGCCACTCCCCTTCGTCATTCTCCATCTGGAGGCTCCAGAACCTGTACAGGCTGTTTAATGACCCAGGCTGTGGGATGCAGCTCCTGAGGCGGGTCGAGAGCAGTCGGGGACAGGCACAGCTCCTGGCTGTGTCGCAGGATAGTATTGCCAGACTGATCTCTCCCATCAGCGGGGAGTTGCTACTTCTCTCCTGGCCCTTCCTACTCCTGGACCAGGCCCTGGGATTTGCCTACAACCCTAGTCGGAAGGAGTTGTTTGTGGCCAGTGGTAGTCCAGAGGTCCTGGTGCTAGACATGGCTTTGTGCCCTTGCACAGCTAAGCGGATCATCCGGACCTCCAGGGACCAGGACCTGGATGACAGCGTGATGTGCCTGGAGgcggtgatggtgggtggggcgGAGTGGGCCGGGGTCAGCCCCCTACCCTGCCTGGTGTTCAGTGGCCACCGCAACGGGAAGCTCCAGCTGCTCTCCCCCCACCGACTGGGATGCCCCGCCAGGAAGGCCCATGATGGTGCTATCTTACAGATGAGCAGCCTGGCCGGGCCCAAGCCCCAGCTCTGCTGCTACGGCTCAGACAAGCAGTTCAGCATATGGGAGGTAGAGATGGGGGAAGTCCATGTGGAGGTCGCACCTCTGGCCAGGGTGAGTTGCTCCTCTGACCTGGTTCTCTCCCGACTGCTCTCTGGTCAGGTATTTGCTGTTTCCCCCAACTAtagtcttctcttcttctccttgcCTAGTGGAGGGTGTTTGTGGATGGAGAGGAACCCCCCGACCTCCATCTCTTGCCTGGATTACTGCTCTGCTCTGGGGTTGGTGGTGGTGTCGGGACCTGAGGGCACTTTGGAAGTGTGGGAGACTCGGGGTGTGCAGTTAGCCGAGATACACCTAGGTATGCCGGTTAGTCAGTTGTGCTTCGCTAACACCCGTGGGGACCTTCTGGCCTGCTTTGGAGGCACCATCTGCATCATCTCCGGCCTACGCTACCTGCCTGCCAGGCTGCTGCAGCAGGTACTGGACCTGGCCCCCGCGGATTACATCCTAGAGGATCCCATCCCGTTTCTACCTCGCTCCCAGAGCTGCTATGATATTTATTTGGTGCCACGGATGTTCCTGAAGCCTGGGCAGGCCACGCCAGAGTTGAATGAGACCCCAGCGGTACTTGATGTTGTGAGGCCAGAAAGCACAGGATGTAAGAATGTACTGGACGTGCTGAACAGGGACAGGAAGAAGAACCCTCTGATGATTCGGGCACCAACTCCACCAATTGTAAAAGGGGATCAGCCAG GTTCCTGGTCTTGTGCTCTCCGATTGGTTAAAACTTTGGAGGAAGAATTGAATCTGGAGGACGAGCCAATGGAAGGGTCAGAagatcgggacaagtctcaaacACCATTCGAGCCTCTCCCCCCAGACACACTTCATCTGGACTGGCCCGTGGCTCCAGACGGCTTCCTCCCCAACTCAGTGCTGCGTAACTGGAATCTGAAGCAGGAGCCACCCAAGGCAATTTTGCCAAAGGAGGCCAAAGCCCTTTGCAGAACATTGTCACAGTCAGAGGATGAACCAGAGCACTCACCAGTAGTCACCGCCATCCTTGCTAAGGCCAAAGAAGCAAGACTCAACAAACCAATCCCCATGCCTAAGCTGTTTGACACCCCAACCGAGTATGAATCCCCACCCGAAGATGATACTGGTAACGGAAATGAGCTTCTGAAGCATATCTCCGAGAGCCTATGGCTGGTCTCTAGACCTGATGTGGATTTGGTGGAGGTCATGAAATCCCTGATGTTGACCATGGAGGGTATGGACAGTGATGTCTATGGGAACTGCACAGAGGCCCTGTTCAGCATGTTCCAGACCTACGACATCCCTGTGGAGATCATAAATAACCTCACCTTCTGCCTCCTAAAACATATCCAGAAGGGGAACCCCCACTGGAAACGCTTGGAGGCCATGAAGAACTTAGATCAGATAGATCACTTCCAGGACAAACACCTGTACTTGCTGGCGGAGGTTCTCCTAGACCCAGCAATGGAATTGCGGGAGATGGCCAAGAACATCCTGAGCCGGGTCTACGGCATTGACAACAAGACCAGCCTGCTGAATAGAATGCAGGCCAATGAAGACGTACCCAAGAT gctctatAAACATCTAGAAAGAACACTTTCTGATGATCTGGAACACAAAAAATCCACAGATGCTCCCGCCAAACCCATCGGCGGAAGGCTGTCCAGGCCATATGTCCACAGGGACTCCA ggCCCTTCTTGGAGTGCACAGCAGAGGACAATGGCACTCCAAGCTCAGAGCAAG ATCACATGCGGACTCCTGACCTCCCTCTCATTAGGTCCCTTGGGTGTAACCATGAATCTTCTACCCTGAAAGAGGAGCCGGGACTCAGCCCACCAGGGGACGACTTCATGCGCCCCCACCGCTCACCAAAGAAATTCCGCAAATTCTCTCTGTCCACAGCCAAGTGGGACAGCATTGTGGCGATCCCGGAGGAAGGGCACGTACAGGTATATGACCCCACCATCATAGAACTCTACAAGAAATCCAAGCCCCATAAGCAGTTGTGCAGCCAGCTCCCCACCACCAAGGTCCCCAGTGACTCTGGGGTGAGCTCCATGGGGTTGAGCAAGGAGGCTAGTCTGGTGCAACTTCCAGACAGCCCACAACACCTCAGGCTGAAGCCCGTCAAGGGTAAAGGTAAGGGAGACCCCAACTGGAGGGAAAGCCTGTACAAGCTTGTATCCCAATATGGCTTCCGCTCCCCAAGGGCCAGACTGACCACACTTGGCCCCCTGGATGTCCCAGGGGCTGCACAGCGCAACTCCTGCACCCTGTCCCCTTTTCAGACCAGGAAGGCCAGCCAGGTGTCCCTGggccagagggtggtgcggaaaATACAGTTAAGGGAGTCGTCGTTTGAGAGGCCCGCCTCCCAGTTCCACCATGGGCTGCCCCTGCCCTGGCagctcaacagccacaccatgGACCCCTCTGGAGAAAGTATGTATGGGAGGCTGGAGGTGGACTGGGTGAGGGAGCCAATGGAGCCACAGAGAGGGAAGATGCAGAAAGTGAAGCTGCCCCCGATAATGTCTAGGTGTCATCCATCCTAA